Proteins from a single region of Chloroflexota bacterium:
- a CDS encoding 2-oxoacid:ferredoxin oxidoreductase subunit beta, translating into MAKTNALGLSIADYKGAPTTLCQGCGHNSIISQIISAVFEENLPPEAVVKFSGIGCSSKAPTYMLGRSFGFNGLHGRMPSLATGALFGDLSLIGIGMSGDGDSAAIGMGQFKHIIRRNMPLVYIVANNGVYGLTKGQFSPTSDRGLKLKKQGVNPFEPVDICMEALASNATFVARTFAGDPKQVKTLIKAAMHHKGIAILDIISPCVSFNNQPTATHSYEWGKQHEVLLHEMQFLPDAKEIQLQGEMQPGEVREVTMHDGSVLVLKQVDRDYDPTDRFAAIRALEESKQKHILLTGLLYVDTERPSLPDLYELPEDVPFNRMPAERLRPAPETIQTVNELMF; encoded by the coding sequence ATGGCGAAGACAAACGCCCTCGGATTGAGCATTGCCGATTACAAAGGCGCCCCCACCACCCTGTGCCAGGGCTGCGGCCACAACTCCATCATCAGCCAGATCATCTCCGCAGTCTTCGAAGAAAACCTGCCGCCGGAAGCGGTCGTCAAGTTCAGCGGTATTGGCTGCTCTTCCAAAGCCCCCACCTACATGCTGGGCCGCTCTTTCGGCTTCAACGGCCTGCACGGCCGCATGCCCTCCCTCGCCACCGGCGCCCTCTTCGGCGACCTCTCGCTCATCGGCATCGGCATGAGCGGCGACGGCGACTCCGCGGCCATCGGCATGGGGCAATTCAAACACATCATCCGCCGCAACATGCCCCTGGTTTACATCGTCGCCAACAACGGCGTGTATGGCCTCACCAAAGGGCAATTCTCCCCCACCTCTGACCGCGGCCTGAAACTCAAAAAGCAGGGCGTCAACCCCTTCGAGCCGGTTGACATCTGCATGGAAGCCCTGGCCTCTAACGCCACCTTCGTGGCCCGCACCTTTGCCGGCGACCCCAAGCAGGTGAAGACGCTCATCAAAGCCGCCATGCACCACAAAGGCATCGCCATTCTGGACATCATCAGCCCCTGCGTCTCGTTCAACAACCAACCCACGGCCACCCACTCTTACGAATGGGGCAAGCAGCACGAAGTCTTGCTGCATGAAATGCAATTCCTCCCCGACGCCAAAGAAATCCAATTGCAGGGCGAAATGCAGCCCGGCGAAGTGCGGGAAGTCACCATGCACGACGGCTCGGTATTGGTGCTCAAACAGGTCGACCGCGACTACGACCCCACCGACCGCTTTGCCGCCATTCGGGCATTGGAAGAATCCAAACAAAAGCACATCTTGCTCACCGGCCTCCTCTATGTAGACACCGAGCGGCCTTCGCTGCCCGACCTCTACGAATTGCCCGAGGATGTGCCCTTCAACCGCATGCCTGCAGAACGGCTGCGCCCCGCGCCGGAAACCATTCAAACGGTCAACGAGTTGATGTTCTAA
- the malQ gene encoding 4-alpha-glucanotransferase, giving the protein MNMRTRASGLLLHPTSLPGPYGIGDLGPAAREFAAALGQAGCTFWQVLPLGPTGYGDSPYQTFSAFAGNPYLVSPDDLLAEGLLVPEDLAARPAFPAGQVAYGTVIPWKRALLRRAFARFREGRSPHLEGAWVAFRQAHAAWLEDFALFMALKEAQDGAPWTAWPEPLRTRQPDALAQAAREHAEAVERVAFEQFLFFRQWQALREAATAHGIRFIGDAPIFVAHDSADVWAHPELFCLDKAGQPTVVAGVPPDYFSATGQRWGNPLYCWETHRQQGYAWWLARLRTLLDLVDVVRLDHFRGFAAYWEVPAEAPTAETGRWVPGPGAAFFAAVRDTLGDPPLIAEDLGVITPDVVALREQFGFPGMKVLVFAFDSGPDNPFLPHNYTSPNFVVYTGTHDNDTAMGWWQRASEEEKDFLRRYLATDGRDVAWDLIRIAWRSVAKWAIAPVQDVLSLDNRARMNYPGRLGGNWAWRMEGPLPEDALARLAEFNAIYGRKEG; this is encoded by the coding sequence ATGAACATGCGGACACGCGCTTCAGGTTTGCTTTTGCACCCTACCAGCCTGCCGGGGCCTTATGGCATTGGCGATTTAGGGCCCGCAGCACGCGAGTTCGCGGCTGCTTTGGGGCAGGCGGGCTGCACGTTTTGGCAGGTGTTGCCCCTGGGGCCGACCGGCTACGGCGATTCGCCTTATCAGACCTTTTCGGCTTTTGCCGGCAATCCTTACCTTGTTAGCCCCGACGACTTGCTGGCCGAAGGTTTGCTGGTGCCGGAAGATTTGGCAGCGCGTCCCGCGTTCCCGGCGGGGCAGGTGGCCTATGGCACGGTCATTCCGTGGAAGCGCGCTTTGCTGCGCCGGGCGTTTGCACGCTTTCGGGAAGGCCGTTCCCCCCACCTGGAAGGCGCATGGGTGGCTTTCCGGCAGGCACATGCCGCCTGGCTGGAGGATTTTGCCCTTTTTATGGCACTCAAGGAAGCCCAGGACGGCGCGCCCTGGACGGCGTGGCCGGAGCCGTTGCGCACCCGCCAGCCCGATGCATTGGCGCAGGCGGCACGGGAGCATGCAGAGGCTGTGGAGCGGGTGGCTTTTGAGCAATTTTTGTTCTTCCGGCAGTGGCAGGCGCTGCGAGAGGCGGCAACGGCGCACGGCATTCGGTTCATCGGCGATGCGCCCATTTTCGTAGCCCACGACAGCGCCGATGTGTGGGCGCACCCCGAATTGTTTTGCCTTGACAAGGCTGGGCAGCCCACCGTGGTGGCCGGGGTGCCGCCCGATTATTTCTCGGCCACGGGCCAGCGTTGGGGTAATCCCCTTTACTGTTGGGAAACCCACCGGCAGCAGGGTTATGCCTGGTGGTTGGCGCGCTTGCGGACGCTGCTGGATTTGGTGGACGTGGTGCGCCTGGACCATTTCCGCGGTTTTGCGGCTTATTGGGAGGTGCCTGCCGAGGCGCCCACCGCGGAAACCGGCCGCTGGGTGCCGGGGCCCGGCGCGGCGTTTTTTGCTGCGGTGCGCGACACGCTCGGCGACCCGCCGCTGATTGCTGAAGACCTGGGAGTGATTACGCCCGATGTGGTGGCCCTGCGGGAGCAGTTTGGCTTCCCAGGGATGAAGGTGTTGGTGTTTGCCTTCGACAGTGGCCCCGACAATCCCTTTTTGCCGCACAATTACACCAGCCCTAACTTCGTGGTTTACACCGGCACCCACGACAACGACACCGCGATGGGGTGGTGGCAGCGGGCTTCCGAGGAAGAAAAGGACTTCTTGCGGCGCTACCTTGCCACCGATGGCCGTGATGTGGCCTGGGATTTGATTCGGATAGCGTGGCGCTCGGTGGCAAAGTGGGCGATTGCCCCGGTGCAGGATGTCCTCAGCCTGGACAACCGCGCCCGCATGAATTACCCTGGCCGCCTGGGCGGCAACTGGGCCTGGCGCATGGAAGGCCCCTTGCCCGAAGATGCCCTTGCCCGGCTGGCTGAGTTCAACGCGATCTATGGCCGGAAGGAAGGGTAA